In the Afipia sp. GAS231 genome, GCCTATCGGCTACCATTATTTTCATCGCCTTGCGTTTTATCCAAGGGTGTTGCGTAGGAGGAGAACTTCCGGGCGCCATCACCTACGTCGTGGAAACTGCTCCTCGGCGGGCTGGGCTCGCCTGTGGCATCATGTTCTTCTGCGTCAACACCGGCAGCTTTATCGCTGTCTTCGTCAGCTCGATGCTGCACTCCTATCTGTCGTCCGACGATATGCAGTCCTACGGCTGGCGTATAGGCTTCGCCGTAGGCGGCGTGCTTGGCGTGATCGGCTTTCTGCTGCGGAGCAGGTTGCAGGAATCCGAATTGTTCAAGACACTCGGCGAGAAGCGGGCCGCCCGCTTGCCAGCCCTTGAGGTGATCAAATCGCACTGGGTGCCCATCCTCCTCGGTGTTGGTGTTGTGGGTATAAACCAGGCCTTTATTGCCATCCTCAACGTAGGGATGACGCCTTATCTAAGCCGGGTAGCCGGTTACGATGTAAAGACAGCTACCTCGGTGATCAGTTACGCGGTCGGTCTGTTGTCGTTCGGTATTGTAGCTGTCGGATTCGCCAGCGATTTCTTGCCGAGGCGACGGATTCTCCAGGTGGGCACGTTCCTGCTAATGGTCGGGAGCTATCCTCTCTATCAGGCTATCCTCGGTCAGATCGTAAATCTGTACCTGCTGTTCACGGTCGCGGTGCTGGTTTGCGCATTGGTAACGGGGACGTTCGGGGCGGTGGCGGCAGGGCTTTTCCCGACCCGTCTTCGATTTAGCGGGCTTGCGATCTCCTACAATCTAGCTGCAGCGCTGATCGGAGGCTTTACGCCGCTTGTCACTTCTTGGATCGTCGCCACGAGCGGAGACAGAGCGGCGCCCGGAATATATTTGTCGATTGTCGCAGCGCTCGGATTCGTCTGCGCCCTGCTGCTCAAGCGGTATAGCCCGAGCGACGAAGCCAAACTAGATCGATAGTCGGCGGAGAAGCGCATGTTTGATGCACTCAAATCCTTACCGCCCGATAGTCTTCTCGCACTAATCAAAGCCTATCAAGACGACAAGCGAGCCGGAAAGTTGGACCTCGGCGTCGGTGTCTATCGCGACGAAGCCGGATCGACTCCCGTCATGGAGGCGGTGAAGTCGGCTGAACGAATCCTCCTCGAGACGCAGGATACCAAAGCCTATCTCGGCCCGGAGGGCGATATGGGGTTTGTAGCCGCGCTCCAGCCATTCGTGTTCGGTGCCAGCGCCAGTGGTGTCACCGGTCTGCAGACACCGGGTGGCAGCGGAGCGCTTCGACTTGGAGCCGAGCTATTGGCTTCGGCCCGACCGGGAGTGCGAGTCTGGCTCGGCGCTCCGACTTGGCCGAACCACGCTCCCGTGTTTCAGGCCGCCGGCGCCACAGTTTGTTGGTACCGCTATTTCGACACGTCGACCCAGACGGTCTTGTTCGACGAAATGATGACTTCGCTGGCGGGAGCGGAGCGTGGTGACGTCGTTCTGTTGCACGCATGCTGTCACAATCCGACCGGTGCGGACCTCGATCCAAAGCAATGGTCGGAGGTCGCTAAACTCGTGGCCGCACACGGTCTTTTTCCATTCATTGACTTTGCGTATCAGGGCCTGGGGCGCAGCCTCGATGAGGACGCCTCAGGAATGAGGTTGGTGCTAAACGCTGTAGATGAAGCGCTCGTCGCATACTCTTGCGACAAGAATTTCGGCCTCTACCGGGATCGCGTTGGTGCGCTGTTCGCGCTCACTCGCAACTCGACCCGGGTTGCTACCATAGACAGCAATATGGCCAGCTTGGCCCGCGTTAGTTGGTCGATGCCTCCGGACCATGGTGCTGCGCTCGCGCGCATCATACTAGAATCCAAAGATCTACAGCGGGTCTGGCATGATGAGCTCGTCAGGATGTGTGCACGAATAATCGAGGTCAGGCTTTCCCTGGCGACGCTGGAGCCTCAATTGCAGTTCTTGGCAAACCAATGCGGCTTGTTCTCAAACATAGCGCTCACGCCACCCCAAATCGGGGCTTTGCGAGTAAGGCACGGCATCTACATGGCGCCCTCCGGTCGGGCCAACCTTGCAGGTATGCGAGCGGCGGACGCCAGTAGGCTGGTCGCTGCTCTGGCCGACGTCGGAGCACTCGAAGAAAGACGCAGGGCGGGAGCATCCTGATCTCGGGTTTCCTGGGATACGCCGCCGGTCCTTTCGGCGCTTTCTACTGGTCGAGAATTCGGCTCGAACCGTTCCAGAGACGATGTTGGAAAGAACTAGACTCGCGGTGGCTGATAATTCCGATGGCAGGGGCGGTCGGCACTGCTGCTTCCGTTGCAGGAATGGTCGCAATCTTCTCATTGAGGTTCCGCCCACCCGACCTTCGATCGGCCGTTCAGGAAGACCTGAACTGGCCTAGCTGATACGTGGCCCCTCGACGCTACGCTTCGGGGCCACCGGCGCAACACTCACTTGGCCGGTGTTGCAAAGATCTTCCGAATTGTTCTGCGCAACCACTGATTTCCCGGCTCCTTGTGAAAACGCTCGTGCCAATATTGTGTGACCTTGAAAGTTGGAAGGTCGATAGGAGGAGAGACGGAAATCAGATCAAATCGCTGCGAAAGCAGAGAAGCCACGCGAGATGGCGCCGTCAAAATCAAATCGTCTTGCTCTACGAGAAGACCAGCGATGAGAAAGCTCTCCGTTACAAGGCGAACGTTTTCAGGCCGGCAAATTTCGCGAAGTTCGCGTTCGACGTGCTGATGAGTATACTCCAGTCCGTTCGCACAGATCACGATATGCTTCGCTTCTCGGAAGGCTCGGAGTGTAAGAGGTTTGGCCGGATCGCGGCGGCCTGACGGCATGACGCAAACGTAGGCATCGACCGCCAACGTTTGGCTGCGAACGCAGCCACACAAGTCCTTTAAGCTTCCGAAGGCAACGTCGACATGGCCGGATTCCAAGGAGACCATCAGTTCTTCGCTGCCCAGCAGCGTCGCGGCGAATCTTGCAGAAGGCGCCGCCGTCTTGGAGTACCGATGGAGAGCAGGCAGCAACAACAAGGAACCGACGTCCGACGTTGCGATGTTGAATTCACGTGCGGTGGTCGCGGGGTCGAAGCTTCCCGCATCGCAGAGCTCGTTTTGATAGATCCGAACTATCTCCGCGATGGGCGGGGCATGTTTTGAGGCGACCGGGGTCGGATACATCCCTTGTTGTGTCTTGACGAATAAGGGGTCGTCGAAGTGATCCCGCAACTTGGCGAGCCAGCGACTAACGGTCGATTGAGGCGCATCGAGTATGCCGGCTGCCTTGACTACGCTCCGGGTTCGGAAGATCGCATCGAAAGCGATCAATTGCGCGATGTCTAGGTTTTGCAGCTTGTCCCCTTTCAGGCGTTTTCGCCCAACGGTATCGGAGATGCGGCACGCTCAAAGCTGGCGTGTACCATTTTCGCGGAGTTACGCCCTGGATTAGCAAAAGCGGCTGTTCCCAACCTGAGCCATTCATTGCCCGGATCCAGCTGGAAGCGCTCGTGCCAATATTGCTTGACCTGAAATTTGGGCAGATCCATCGGCGTGGCGACGACTGCAAGGCGACAGTGACTTTTGAAATAATCTGCCATGCGCGCCGGCGCCGTCAGTAGCAGATCGCTATCACAGATCATTAGCATGGCGGCGACCATGCTTTCTGAAATTAGCCGCACGTTGGCTCGAGGCAGTATCTCGGTCAGGTGCCGTTCGACATCCTGCTGGACGGGGCCGACCACATGCGCGCGTACCAGAATGTGTTCTGCACAGAGAAATTCGTCGAGGCCGAGATTGCCGCGTGACAAAGAATGCCCTTTCCTCATCACGCAGACATAGTTCTCTTCGTATAGAGTTTGCTCTTTTACGCCTGCGCCAAGGTCCGGAAAGTCGCCAAGCGCCAAATCGACTTCTCCCTGCTCAAGCTGGGCAGTCAGATTGTTGCGGCCAAGTGGGACCGCTGTAAAGCCGGCAGACGGGGCCTTGTCGCGTGCCCAATCGTGAAGAGTGCTCAGTCCGAGTAGGTGCCCGAATTCCGAGCCGGCGATCTTGAAGTTGCGGTTCGTGGTTGCAGGGTCGAAGCGGCCGGCATGCAACAGCCGGGTACGATAGATACTGAGTATTTCCTTCACCGCGTCAGAACAGGCTACTGCGGTGGGAGTCGGCTCCATGCCGTCTTGAGTACGGACAAACAATGGATCGCCGAATGAAGCGCGCATCCGGGCCAACCATCGGCTAACTGTCGGTTGGGGTAGATCGAGGACGCGACTCACCTTGATCACGCTCCGATGCTCGTACAAAGCGTTGAAAACCCTAAGCTGCGCGATGTCCAACCTGTCGATGCTCACGTTGCGTATCGATACCATGCTGCACATCCTACCCTCGTCGGTAGCGCAAAAGTCGAGCTGATATCGCGCTATCCGGGACTTGCATTCGTCACCGCGGGAAGGATCGAGATCTCAAACCGGTGCTCCCTGCAATCCATCGGTGGTGTTAGGCGTTGACGTAGCAACCCAGTCCGGCGGCAGTCAGCGAAGCGGAGACGTGATAGTGCTGGTATACTTCCCGAACATTTGCATTTAGCGCACCACGTGCCACGAGCCACATAATGAGCTCCGCGCCCTCATGACCCGCCTCTCTCATGTACTCGCCAAGCGGGATGTTGGTTAAGGCTATCGGGTCGTCGACAAAGTTCTTAAGAAACATGCGGTCAAAAGGAGGCTTCATGAAGCCTGCGCGTTCGCCTTGGAGTTGGTGCGACATTCCGCCCGTACCCATGATCAGCACGCGCGCGTCCTTCGGATAAGCATCAACCGCTTTTCGTATCGCTTGACCGAGCTTGAAGCAACGGCCAGGCTGGGGCAGCGGGAATTGAATGGTATTGACCGTAACGGGTATCACTTTGGTTGGCCAAGCCTCGACTTCGCCTGCAGGTCCTCCGAACGCGATACTCATCGGTACGGAAAAGCCGTGATCGACCCCCATCTCCTGAAACATCGTGACATCGAATTCTTGCGCAACCAGATGCTCGATCAAGTGCCACGAAAAGTCGGGATCGCCCTCGAACGAAGGAATGGGGCGCGGTCCCCAACCCTCATCACCCGAGCGATATTCCGCAGCCGCTCCGACGCCGAAGGTGGGGACACGATCGAGAAACACTTCCAGTCCATGATCGTTGTAAACGACGATCGTCACGTCAGGCGCGAGCTTTCTGACGAATTCCTTGGCCGGAAGATATCCATCGAACAACGGCTTCCAGTATGCATCCTGGGTCAGTCCCTGATCTATCGCGATGCCGATCGACGGCACATGTGACGTGGTCACCGCTCCAATGATTTCAGCCATTGTCGAGATCCTTGTGCGAATTGAGCTTGGCGCGAAATTGTTCCAACGTCATCGCGTTCTGTTGTGCTCCTACATGCTGCATCGAAATATGATCGATGGCCGCTAGTTTGAACACGTAGTAGATATTGCCGCCGGATCGCACCATGCCGATCCAGTCTCTCGATTCAACCAATTTCGTTGTTTCATCATCCAGCCCAAACTTGCGGCAATAGGCCTGCTCGTCGGCGACGAACGCGGTGCGGTTTTCGGGTTTCGTCAATGACATGCACATCTTGTTGAGTGCGTAGTTCTTGCGAGCTCTGGTGCCGTCAAAAAGATAAGTACCCTGAAGCGAGCGCGCCGTCGCCTTGTCGTGTTCAATCATTGCTAATAGCTCGTCGGCCATCTTTTTTCTCCGATTTCTAGAACGGAAGCCCTACGAACTGCTCGGCAAGCGTGGCCTGTGCGTGCTCCGACCGCGTCAGGTAGTCGAACTCGTTACGGCGGAGCTTGGCCGGGAAAGGGTCTTCTCCAGGAAAGACATGCAAGAGCGTAGTGAGCCACCAGGACAACCGGACGGCGTTCCATACGCGTCTCAGCGCCGTTTCCGAATAGGCCTCCAGCAGATCGGATCGTCGATCGGCGTAAAACGCGCGCAAGGCCCGCGACAAGTAGAAGACATCGGAGACCGCCAGGTTCAGCCCTTTAGCGCCGGTGGGCGGCACGATATGCGCCGCGTCTCCTGCAAGGTAGAGCGCACCATACTGCATCGGTTCGGAAACAAACGAGCGCAGTGGTGCAATCGACTTCTCGATCGACGGGCCCGTGACGATCTTAGCCGCGGTATCCGCGGGGAAGCGAGCCTTCAGTTCGTGCCAAAAGCGCTCGTCAGACCAGTCTTCGGGGCTATCGGTGGTGGGGCACTGTACATAGTACCGGCTGAGCTTGGGTCCGCGCTGAGATGCGAGAGCGAAGCCGCGCTCGCTATAAGCGTAAATGATGTCGTCGAGCGGCGGCGTTTCCGACATGATTCCCAGCCAGCCGAACGGGTAGACCCGTTCGTAGGCTCGGCGAGCATCCGCCGGGATGGATTGTCTCGAAACACCGTGGAAACCATCGCAGCCCGCAATGAAGTCGCAATCCACACGTTGCGTTTTGCCCTCCTTCAAAAAGGTCACGTAGGGACGCCCAGACTTCAAGTCGTGCAACGCAACGTCCTCGGCTTCCTCTACGATGTGACCGCCGGCTGTCTCGCGCGCGGAGTAAAGATCTTCCGTGATCTGCGTCTGGCCGTACGCCATCATCGTTTTGCCCGTGAAGCGGTGTCCGTCGATCAGAAAGGTGTCGTAGCCAGGCCACTTGATGCGAATCCCGTCATGGACGTGACCTTCCCGGTCCATCCGTGCTCCGAGACCGTATTGCCTCAATAGCTCCACTGTTCCGGCCTCCAGCACGCCCGCGCGAATTCGCTCGAGCACGTAGGCCTTGGATTTGCGCTCGAGAACGATGCTGCCGATCCCGTTGAGGTCGAGAATATGGGACAGGAGCAACCCCGAAGGTCCGCCGCCGATTATGGCAACCTGAGCACGCAACTACGCCTCCCGGAATGGTCTTGACGTCAAGTCGCACTTCCCAGAGCAGATGTCAACGTAAAATGGACCATGGTCCGTATTTCGGACCAGTGAACTTTTGCCACCCACGCGGAAACTCTCGCCGCGAGATTCAATATGATCGGCTGGTGAAACAGGCAGGAGCGCGCCGCTGCGCGAGCCCGGACGGTTCTGGACCGAGCGGGAAGATGGCAACGTGCTGACCTGTGAACGGTTGGCGCGTCGGGTGGCAGGCTGCATACGGCGGGAGCGGTGCAGCCCCGGCAGATGAACGGCCTATGACGGATATTTGCCCTGCAGGGCCCCGGCTACGTTCACCGCCGCCTTCCTGACAACCGGCAAGAGGACGGTCTCCAGGTGCTTCTTGGCGACGACATCGTCGAGATAGATCATGGAAATGGCGCCGCCTCCCCCCGGAACGGGGACCGCGGCAACACGCATGTTTGGACCCAACTCGTTAAGAGAACGCGTCGCGTAGCCTGCCTGGGCGGCTTCCTCGATCCTGCGCTTCGCTAACGTGATTTGCGACTGGGACTTGAGAAGACTTTTGAGCCACTTGCCCCGCTCGAGCTCGCTCAAACTCGATAGGTACGACACTCCTGCCGCGCTTTCCAGAATCGGAAACCGTCGCCGCTCGAACAACTTCAGCTTGATGGGCGCCCGTTCGCGATTGTTCGACTGAATCAACATCGACAACCCGTCCTGCACGAGATATTCAGCCGGCCATTTAAGTTCGTCCGCCAATAGGTCGAGGGCCACCTGAATCAAACCCTCGGTCTGATTCTTGCCGATCAGCGAACGCGACAAGGACGCGACCTTCGGCGTCACGCGATAGGTGAGCGTTTCCGTATCCTGAGCGGCATAGCCTTCCGCCTGAAGGGCCTGCAGCAACCGGATCACGGTCGCTTTGGGCAGGTTCGTCTCCTTGACCAGTCCCGAGATGGTGGCCGTTTCCAGGTCGTTAAGCGCCGCCAACAACCGCAAGCCGCGCGCCAGCGCCCCAGTGGGACCATCGTTAGCGAGTGAGTTCTGCATGTGGCATCCCGTGATACGGAACCAAGATACGACGCCACTCTATGTTTCACAGGCGGTGAAAGGTTGCAACGGCGTCCCCCTGTCCGCGCAATTCCCCGGGCCGCGACCGCCACCGTTCACCGCGCTAAAGATCGAGCTTGATCCGTCCTCCGGCAATCTTCGCCCGAGAGCAGCACAGAATTACGCGTTCATCCTTCTGGGATTTGCTCAATACGTAGTCGCGATGCTCCACCTCGCCCGACAGATATCTTGTAGAGCAGACACCGCAAAGGCCGTCAGAGCACTTTACGTCGACGGTAATGCCGAACTTCTTGAGTGCTTCCGTCGCCTTCTCGTCTGCGGCAACATTGACGATCTCGCCAGTTGAAGCGACTTCAATCTCGAATTCGAAATTCTCCCATTCGCCCTCATTCGGTGCAGAAAAATATTCCCGATGGAGGGATTCTTCGGGCCAACCGAGATCTGCGGCCGTTTCGAACACGGCGTCCATGAAGGGCGCCGGCCCGCAGGTGTAAAGATGATCGCCTTTTGAATAATTGGCGAGCACCGTCGCCACATCAAGCCTGTTTTCGTCGCTGAAGTGGAAGTGGACCCGATTGTGCCATGTCGCTTTCTCAAGCTCGGAAATAAACGCCGCTTGAGCCCGCGTCCGCGACTTATAGTAAAGTTCGAAGGGACGGTTCGAGCGCGAAAGCTCGTGCGCCATGGCGATCAGCGGCGTGACACCGATTCCTCCGGCCAGAAGCAGATGTCGACCGTCGCCATCCGCGATTGGGAAATGATTGCGCGGTTGGGATATCACCACCGGAATGCCGGGGGTGAGCATTTGATGGATTTTGAGCGATCCCCCTCTGCCCTGGTCTTCTCGTAGGATGCCTAACAGATATTTCGAGCGGTCCGCAGGGTCGCCAGCTAACGAAAATTGACGGATGTACTGCGGTGTCACCGTCACATCGATATGCGCACCAGCGGTGAAGGGTGGCAGTGGAGAACCATTTCGGCTCACGATTTCGAATAGTTCGATCTTGCCGTCGGCAGAACTTTTCCAACGCCTTCCGATTTTGGCCACTAGGACGGGTGGAACTGCCCCCACTTTCTTTGGCTTGGCGACTAGGTTCTCGGTATCGCCGGCCGCCAGCTTTTGTCGATATTCTTCGGGCGTGAGCGCCGTCTCGTACGCGACAATTCCCGCTTCTCGGTCCAAGGGGCTGGGCATCGGCAGTGGCAGAGGCGCCAAGTCGATGGGGTACATCGCCAACGTCTGGTTCTCGCGGCGCACGCTGATGTGGGTGTTGAGCCCACGGGCGTTGGTCTGCTTGGCCGGAGTGATCCGCCCATTCTCGTCCTTGGCGACGTCCCACCACCATTTCTTGGTCGGATTGATCGTTCCTCGTTTCAGCTTGTCGTCAAGGATGGCAATCCACCGCGCGGCCCAAGGAACGTTCATCGCCGCCCAGCGAAACGGTCGTTCGACAACGAGACCTTCGAGATTCCATGGACAAGTCTTCATGCACCGCCCGCACATCGCTCCTCCCAAGTTGGTGGTGCGGTATTGCGTGCACTTTGCCGTGTCGGCCTTCCAAATTTCATAGCCGTTGAACATCACCTTCTTGCCCGCCGAAATCGCGCCGGAAGGGCATTCTCTCGCGCACTTGTTGCAGGAACCGCAGAAGTTCTGCAATCCGAAGTCGATCGGCTTGTCGGCAATCATGGGAAAGTCGGTGGTCAAGATCCCGGTCTTGAGCCGCGGCCCGAGGAAGGGATTGAGGATGGTCTCTCCGATCCTGCTAACCTCCCCAAGACCGGCAAGCAATACAAGCGGGGTATGGATCACGTCGCTGTCCGCGGCGGAATGCGCGGTGGCGTCAAAGCCAAGATATCGCAGATGCTGACCGGCTATTCCGCAGACAAGCGCGGCGCGCATATACGTGCGCATTGATTGGGCGGACGAGATCCAGTCATCGCCACTGGCGCCGTCCATCGTATCGAATCCCTGGTCGATCATCACTGACACGGCGTTCGGATGCGCAACCTCCATGGGGCTTCCGTCCTGGCGGTGCGAGTACCAGACCCAAGGGGGGGCCTCAGATAGACCCGCCAGATCCGCTCCAAGGAAGTGCATCGTGGCCTTCATCATGGCCGCATTGACGTTGGGGTCGCCATAGCCATCCGCGCGTTTGGGCGCCGGCGCCCCTCTCTGCAACAGAGAATAGACGTTGAGCGCAAGCCGCAACGCTGCGGCAAGCGGAGCCTTGCTTACGGAATAGCCGTCCTTCGACGCCTCGAGCGCCGGCTTGCCCAGATCGCCGAAGGCGGCGCGCAAGAACATTTCGCTGGACTTCGGAACGCGGGGAATTCGCTCCTCATCGATGAAGGTGGTCGTCTTCTCAACGCGCTTGAGCTTCTCGGTAGGATAGCGGCTGTCACGGTACGGGCGGCCGGTCATGTCCACGACGGTTCTCGGTGTCTTTGGAGAAGCGGCGCCGATCCACCACTCGGGCCCCTTCGCTCGCCAACGATCCGCCAGTGTCTGACGACGCAACGGGAGATCGGGCGCGAGTTCCATCGACGTAGTAACGACCGCAACCTCGAAACGGTCGCCGATGAATGGATTGGTGATGCCTCGTCCACCGGGGAGCGCCAAGCCGGCCGATACCGCCAAGCGATGCAAATTGACATCGGTCGTGGTGGCTGTGTGGCTACGCGCATCGAACCCGAGAATGCGCAGATAGTTCGCAACGACAACCGCGGTCTCGGCGGCGCGCATTGCCGCGCGCCAAGGCTGAACATCCCTAATCCAGTCGCTGCCTGGTTCGTTTGGATCCGGGTCACGAGGATAGTCATTCACGAACACGATCGCAAATTTGTGTGAATCAATCGGACGGTTCGCAAGACTGATCGCTTGCTCCATCTGGCGGATCACCGCCAAGGGGTTGAAGCGGAGGCGCAGCTTCTCCTTTGATGCATCGAATGACATGTTCGAAAGGCCGGGATGCTGGTGGCGCCGACCCAGAAAATGGTCAGCGTCGAGCGAAGTGACACCGACAAGGGTTGCGTCCAGAAAATAGCCCGCCGCCTTCAGATGGTTCGACCGTTCAAGAGGATCCGACGGAATCTCCGCTCGCTCTGTGGGCGGTGCACCTTCTCGAACGGCATCAAGCGCGCACATGAAATCGCTGATCGAGCGCCCGAGATGCACGTCGTCAAACTCGACCCTAAGACAGCCGTCGGTCACGACGGATGTATCCTCGGGGCAGGCGCTCCGACCCAGCCGTTCCATTGGCAACTGACCCAGGTGCACGGCCCGATTGCGGTGCGAAAATAAACGCATCTTGCTTCCCTCCGGCCTTCTGGTCCATTATACGGACCTAGGTCCATTTTCTATCAATGTCAACGCGTGCTCGGCTTTTCGACTGACGTGCTTGTCGCCAATCAGCGAGACGCAGGGGGCGAACCGAACAGGGGAGGAAACGTGCACACGTACCTATGCGGTCGGTTTTGCCCTTTCGTTCCCCTATCGCCGTCGGCGGGCGACATTTCTGGGCGCACTGGTCGTGCATTGTCGTGTCGTGGGCCACTACGGAAACGGAATGGAGAGAATGCCAAGCTGGAAATTGCGGCAGCACCGTCACCGTGATGTGGTGGTCGAAATGAAACAAGAGGGAGGAGATGGGCGTGCAAATTCGCTCGGTTAGAGTCCTTGCTTGTGTTTTGGCACTCATCACGGTCGCGCCAATTCAACCGGCGAAGGCGCAGCAATATCCATCCCGACCGATCAAAATCATCGTGCCACTCGCTGCTGGCGGCGTAGCGGATATCGTCGCCAGGACCGTTGCGAACGCGCTGACACAAGCCTCCAAGCAGCCCGTCGTCGTCGAAAACAAGCCGGGAGGCGGGGGATTGCTGGGTGCGCAGTCCGTCGCCAACGCGCAGCCGGACGGATACACTTTGTTGATGGGTTTCCACGGTGTGATTGCCGTCCTGCCCCTGCTGAAAAGCGAATTCAGGCATATCGACAAGGAGCTGCGTCCGATCATTCACATCGCAACCATTCCGAATGTCCTCGTCGTCAGGCCCGCACTTCAAGTTCGGTCGGTGAATGAGCTCGTGGCGTTCGCCAAGGCGAATCCGGGCCGCTTGAACTATGGCTCGCAGGGAGTGGGAAGTGCGGGGCATCTAAGCGGCGAGCAGATCAAGCAGCTCGCCGGCATCGACATGACGCACGTGCCATATCGCGGAGCGGCGCCGGCGGTGCAAGATCTAATAGCAGGTCAAATCGATCTCATGTTCGATACCGTGGCCCTCGAACTACCGTTCATAAAAGACGGAACGGTTCGCGCACTCGCGGTGACCGCGCCAGAGAGACTGGCGATACTGCCCGAATTGCCGACGATGTCCGAGGAAGGATATCCCGGGTTTAGAAGCAGTGCATGGTTCGGTCTGTTCGCTCCGGCAGGAACGCCAAAACCAGTCATGGATTGGCTCAACGTCACCACCAGGGCAGCGATCGAGACATCGGAAATGCGAGCGACCCTCGTTGCAATGGGGGCTCAGTTCCCGCTCGGGCCGACCGACCAGTTCGAAGCATTTATCGCGGATGAGAAGTATCGCTGGGAAGCCGTGATCAAGAAAGCTCGAATTACATTGGAGTAGAGGCAGTGTCGACAGTCGATATTCGAAAAGATCTCACGCAGCGCAACGCCAACGTTGAGAACGAGGGAGCTCCTCGCCACGGTTCCCCCGAACTGACGACGCATCTCCTCATCGATGGCGATTGGTGCGCTGCGTCGAGCGCCGACACGTTTCCAGTTTTCAATCCGGCGCGTCCCGACGAACTGGTCGGTCATGCCGCAGGTGCCACGCCTCACGACGTCGACCGCGCCTGTTCGGCAGCTCATAAGGCGTTTCCTCGCTGGGCGGCACTCACCTACGCCGAGAGAGCGGATTACTTGCTTAGGATAGCCCAAGCGTTGCAATCGGATGCCGAAGATCTGGAAGCGCGAACGCGGCTGTTCACGCGCGAACATGGAAAAATTCTCAGGGAAGCAGCGCTCGAATTGAGCCGACTAGGCGAACGATTTGTGCTGACCGCCTCATACGCGCAAGAGCTGTCGAAAGAGAAGCAACTTCCGGGGCCGCCATTCGATACCGTTGTCTATCGCCAGCCGCGCGGTGTCGCAGCATTGATTGTTCCCTGGAACTGGCCGCTATCGATCCTTGGCGCGAAGCTGCCCCAGGCCCTCCTGGCCGGGAATACCGTCGTGATCAAGCCGTCGAGGGAATCTTGCTTGACGCCAGCACTCACCATCAGGCGGATGGCGGAAATGCTGCCCCCCGGCGTAATCAACATGGTGACCGGATCGTCGGCAGTCATTGGCGATCCACTCCTTACTCACCCGTTAGTCCGTAAGATCAACTTCACGGGCAGCATTGGTGTGGGCCGACGCGTCATGGTGAAAGCCGCGGAAAACTTGACGCCAGTTACTCTTGAACTCGGCGGTAACGACGCGGGCCTCGTTTTGAACGATGCATGCTTGGACGAGGCCGCGTTCCAGCGAATGTTTTCCGGGATATTCCTGTCGTCCGGACAGATCTGCATGGCTTTGAAGCGGCTATATGTTCACGAATCCCGCTACGACGACGTAGTGGCCGGCCTCACCAAGATCGCGGAACGACAGGTGGTCGGCGATGGACTTCTACCCGAAGTGTCCATGGGACCGCTGAACAATCGAGAACAATTCAATATCGTGAGAAGTCTGATTTCCGAGGCGAAAGCGTCCGGCTGCGACGTCCGCGAATGTGGAAACATTCATAATGCCGAGGAGTTTGAGCAGGGATATTTCGTTCGTCCCACGTTCGTCTTGAATCCCGATCAGCGGATGAG is a window encoding:
- the pobA gene encoding 4-hydroxybenzoate 3-monooxygenase, with translation MRAQVAIIGGGPSGLLLSHILDLNGIGSIVLERKSKAYVLERIRAGVLEAGTVELLRQYGLGARMDREGHVHDGIRIKWPGYDTFLIDGHRFTGKTMMAYGQTQITEDLYSARETAGGHIVEEAEDVALHDLKSGRPYVTFLKEGKTQRVDCDFIAGCDGFHGVSRQSIPADARRAYERVYPFGWLGIMSETPPLDDIIYAYSERGFALASQRGPKLSRYYVQCPTTDSPEDWSDERFWHELKARFPADTAAKIVTGPSIEKSIAPLRSFVSEPMQYGALYLAGDAAHIVPPTGAKGLNLAVSDVFYLSRALRAFYADRRSDLLEAYSETALRRVWNAVRLSWWLTTLLHVFPGEDPFPAKLRRNEFDYLTRSEHAQATLAEQFVGLPF
- a CDS encoding IclR family transcriptional regulator — protein: MQNSLANDGPTGALARGLRLLAALNDLETATISGLVKETNLPKATVIRLLQALQAEGYAAQDTETLTYRVTPKVASLSRSLIGKNQTEGLIQVALDLLADELKWPAEYLVQDGLSMLIQSNNRERAPIKLKLFERRRFPILESAAGVSYLSSLSELERGKWLKSLLKSQSQITLAKRRIEEAAQAGYATRSLNELGPNMRVAAVPVPGGGGAISMIYLDDVVAKKHLETVLLPVVRKAAVNVAGALQGKYPS
- a CDS encoding 4Fe-4S double cluster binding domain-containing protein, whose protein sequence is MRLFSHRNRAVHLGQLPMERLGRSACPEDTSVVTDGCLRVEFDDVHLGRSISDFMCALDAVREGAPPTERAEIPSDPLERSNHLKAAGYFLDATLVGVTSLDADHFLGRRHQHPGLSNMSFDASKEKLRLRFNPLAVIRQMEQAISLANRPIDSHKFAIVFVNDYPRDPDPNEPGSDWIRDVQPWRAAMRAAETAVVVANYLRILGFDARSHTATTTDVNLHRLAVSAGLALPGGRGITNPFIGDRFEVAVVTTSMELAPDLPLRRQTLADRWRAKGPEWWIGAASPKTPRTVVDMTGRPYRDSRYPTEKLKRVEKTTTFIDEERIPRVPKSSEMFLRAAFGDLGKPALEASKDGYSVSKAPLAAALRLALNVYSLLQRGAPAPKRADGYGDPNVNAAMMKATMHFLGADLAGLSEAPPWVWYSHRQDGSPMEVAHPNAVSVMIDQGFDTMDGASGDDWISSAQSMRTYMRAALVCGIAGQHLRYLGFDATAHSAADSDVIHTPLVLLAGLGEVSRIGETILNPFLGPRLKTGILTTDFPMIADKPIDFGLQNFCGSCNKCARECPSGAISAGKKVMFNGYEIWKADTAKCTQYRTTNLGGAMCGRCMKTCPWNLEGLVVERPFRWAAMNVPWAARWIAILDDKLKRGTINPTKKWWWDVAKDENGRITPAKQTNARGLNTHISVRRENQTLAMYPIDLAPLPLPMPSPLDREAGIVAYETALTPEEYRQKLAAGDTENLVAKPKKVGAVPPVLVAKIGRRWKSSADGKIELFEIVSRNGSPLPPFTAGAHIDVTVTPQYIRQFSLAGDPADRSKYLLGILREDQGRGGSLKIHQMLTPGIPVVISQPRNHFPIADGDGRHLLLAGGIGVTPLIAMAHELSRSNRPFELYYKSRTRAQAAFISELEKATWHNRVHFHFSDENRLDVATVLANYSKGDHLYTCGPAPFMDAVFETAADLGWPEESLHREYFSAPNEGEWENFEFEIEVASTGEIVNVAADEKATEALKKFGITVDVKCSDGLCGVCSTRYLSGEVEHRDYVLSKSQKDERVILCCSRAKIAGGRIKLDL
- a CDS encoding tripartite tricarboxylate transporter substrate binding protein is translated as MGVQIRSVRVLACVLALITVAPIQPAKAQQYPSRPIKIIVPLAAGGVADIVARTVANALTQASKQPVVVENKPGGGGLLGAQSVANAQPDGYTLLMGFHGVIAVLPLLKSEFRHIDKELRPIIHIATIPNVLVVRPALQVRSVNELVAFAKANPGRLNYGSQGVGSAGHLSGEQIKQLAGIDMTHVPYRGAAPAVQDLIAGQIDLMFDTVALELPFIKDGTVRALAVTAPERLAILPELPTMSEEGYPGFRSSAWFGLFAPAGTPKPVMDWLNVTTRAAIETSEMRATLVAMGAQFPLGPTDQFEAFIADEKYRWEAVIKKARITLE